Proteins from a genomic interval of Lelliottia amnigena:
- the papD gene encoding pili assembly chaperone: protein MKNTQLKKSVMAVSLLAGLMIAQQASAAIALDRTRVIYNGGEKSISLNISNENKNLPYLAQAWMEDAQGTKITSPLTVLPPVQRVEPGAKSLVKMQAAPAVAALPQDRETLFYFNLREIPPRSTKPNTLQIALQTRIKLFYRPAAIALDKTQSAQGDWVEKVTLTRQGDQFVVNNPTPYYLTLVEGAPSVKGKPVGFEPVMIAPKESGAIKASAAALGASPVFTYVNDYGGRPQIQFSCGGATCTGKLVKDKK from the coding sequence ATGAAAAATACCCAGTTGAAAAAATCAGTAATGGCCGTCTCTCTTTTAGCCGGTCTGATGATTGCTCAGCAGGCCTCTGCGGCTATCGCCCTGGACCGTACCCGCGTTATCTATAACGGCGGCGAAAAGTCTATTAGCTTGAACATCAGTAACGAAAACAAAAATTTGCCTTACCTTGCGCAGGCGTGGATGGAAGATGCGCAGGGCACAAAAATCACGTCGCCGCTGACCGTACTGCCGCCTGTGCAGCGCGTGGAACCGGGTGCGAAAAGCTTGGTGAAAATGCAGGCGGCCCCGGCCGTCGCCGCTCTGCCTCAGGATCGCGAGACGCTGTTCTATTTCAACCTGCGCGAAATCCCCCCGCGCAGCACCAAGCCTAACACCCTGCAGATTGCGTTGCAGACTCGCATCAAGCTTTTCTACCGCCCTGCAGCCATCGCGCTGGATAAAACCCAGTCAGCACAAGGCGACTGGGTGGAGAAGGTGACGCTGACGCGCCAGGGGGATCAATTTGTAGTGAACAACCCAACGCCGTACTACCTGACTCTGGTGGAGGGCGCGCCGTCGGTGAAAGGCAAGCCGGTGGGCTTTGAGCCTGTGATGATCGCACCGAAAGAGAGTGGTGCCATTAAGGCATCCGCTGCGGCGCTCGGCGCAAGCCCGGTATTTACCTACGTCAACGACTACGGCGGCCGTCCGCAGATCCAGTTCAGCTGCGGCGGGGCGACCTGCACCGGCAAGCTAGTCAAAGACAAAAAATAA
- a CDS encoding fimbrial protein, with amino-acid sequence MKSKKAAALSALGLMLLAVISTGRAAQTGDTLNITFQGKFILSTPCTVSNDNVIDVSFGNIRVNGVNGKDNVQVIPYSVDCHGAPDDSPLDLTIIGTQESYDDAALTTSADGLGLQIQANGQAMKLNKPLSTTLGELSSLTLTAVPVKDAAKTLTEQPFTATATLIAQYQ; translated from the coding sequence ATGAAAAGCAAAAAAGCAGCAGCGCTTTCCGCCCTGGGGCTGATGTTACTGGCCGTGATATCGACGGGAAGGGCCGCGCAGACCGGCGACACGCTGAACATTACCTTCCAGGGGAAATTTATTCTCTCCACCCCCTGTACGGTGTCGAATGACAACGTGATTGATGTCTCCTTTGGCAATATCCGCGTCAATGGCGTCAATGGAAAGGATAACGTCCAGGTGATTCCTTACAGCGTGGATTGCCACGGTGCGCCGGACGATTCACCGCTGGATTTGACCATCATTGGCACACAAGAAAGCTATGACGATGCGGCGCTGACGACGTCGGCTGACGGCCTTGGGCTACAGATTCAGGCTAACGGCCAGGCGATGAAGCTCAATAAACCGCTCAGCACCACGCTTGGAGAACTGTCTTCACTGACGCTCACCGCTGTTCCGGTAAAAGACGCGGCGAAGACGCTCA
- the mrfF gene encoding MrfE protein, producing the protein MTMKCNALALCLMAAALLPGFNPAARANPGSTYSLNIAIDGTIMANGSCKFNQGGTLTVDFGEVRLQGSANNTVTLDGTYRKPIVSDFTCSGDSAGLLQMKLSDTGGGEKTYNSVQVLDTDKGIVGVELLVNGVAQSTGSWFTVNQDSPPSLEAQLVQTSTTNSSNVVSGDTFTAAATLVMAFN; encoded by the coding sequence ATGACAATGAAATGCAACGCACTGGCTTTATGCCTGATGGCGGCGGCGCTGCTGCCGGGCTTCAACCCTGCTGCGCGGGCAAACCCAGGATCGACCTATTCGCTGAATATCGCCATTGACGGCACGATCATGGCAAACGGCTCTTGCAAATTTAACCAGGGCGGCACCCTAACGGTGGATTTTGGTGAAGTTCGGCTGCAGGGAAGCGCAAATAACACCGTGACGCTGGATGGCACTTACCGCAAGCCCATCGTCAGTGACTTTACTTGTAGCGGTGACAGTGCCGGGCTGCTCCAGATGAAGCTCAGCGATACCGGCGGCGGCGAAAAAACCTATAACAGCGTTCAGGTTTTGGATACCGATAAAGGGATCGTGGGCGTTGAACTGCTGGTCAACGGCGTTGCGCAAAGCACGGGGAGTTGGTTCACCGTAAACCAGGACAGTCCGCCGTCTCTGGAGGCTCAATTGGTCCAGACCAGCACGACGAACAGCAGCAATGTGGTCAGTGGCGATACGTTCACCGCAGCCGCGACGCTCGTGATGGCTTTTAATTAA
- the papH_2 gene encoding fimbrial protein — protein sequence MNRAAKKMALLALALVLAGPAAADEKPLADTGQLYVHGDLQENTCRLEMDSAWQEVDLGSTARADVNLVGRAAKPVTVKLYLRDCPVLGNWSTNITPLTETVSTMQPPYRARFVAVSDASNPDLVAVTGASGIGLRLRDSRGKTVMLSRTGDTMLLNPGQDEVVFTLAPERTNAPFIAGPYHAVINFSLIYQ from the coding sequence ATGAACAGAGCCGCGAAAAAAATGGCATTGCTGGCGCTCGCGCTGGTGTTGGCAGGCCCTGCGGCAGCGGATGAAAAGCCGCTGGCCGATACGGGTCAGTTGTATGTGCACGGCGATTTGCAAGAAAACACCTGCCGGCTGGAAATGGATTCTGCATGGCAGGAAGTGGATCTCGGCTCAACAGCCCGTGCCGACGTAAACCTGGTAGGCCGTGCAGCGAAACCGGTGACGGTGAAACTGTATCTGCGCGACTGTCCCGTACTGGGGAACTGGAGCACGAATATTACGCCGCTGACCGAAACGGTGAGCACGATGCAACCGCCTTATCGGGCACGCTTTGTCGCGGTGTCGGATGCGTCAAATCCAGATTTGGTGGCGGTCACCGGTGCCAGCGGTATCGGCCTGCGTCTGCGTGATAGCCGTGGCAAAACAGTGATGCTGTCGCGCACGGGTGACACGATGCTGCTGAACCCCGGTCAGGACGAGGTGGTCTTCACCCTGGCCCCGGAGCGGACTAACGCGCCGTTCATCGCCGGGCCGTACCACGCGGTCATTAACTTCAGCCTGATTTACCAGTAG